The Lutzomyia longipalpis isolate SR_M1_2022 chromosome 2, ASM2433408v1 DNA window CACGTCTTGAACTGAACCAAGGGTGTTCCAGCATGAAGCTTTCTCGCAATATCTACTTCAACCaactctcattttcttttgcttctctcTTCCTTGCCTTCTACTTCATCTGGACACGTCTTGAACTGAACCAAGGGTGTTCCAGCATGAAGCTTTCTCGCAATCTCTGCTTCAACCAACtctcatttcttttgtttCTCTCTTATTGACTTCGACTTCTTCTGGACACGTCTTGAAATTAACCAAGGGTGTTCCAGCATGAAGCTTTCTCGCAATCTCTACTTTGCCTAACTCTAATTTTTCCTCGCTTGCATTTCTCTAGTGACTTCAACTTTCTGGACACGTCTCGGACTCAACCAAGGGTGTTTCAGCATGAAGTTCTCTATTCTTCCCTTCTTCATtcgactcaattttttttttattacttcctTCTTCGCTTGACTTAAACATTCAACGTCCCTATGCGAACCCCCATTCTAAGACTTCCCTACAATTCTCAGATAAAAAAACTTACTTTCAGATTCTTTACAACAATCCTGCTTTGTCATTCACCTGTGTCAACATATCACTTTTGTACTCACCCTATAGAACCTCTGATACACTCCCTTATTATGTTCACCCATTTCCTGAGTTAAACACTAAATATTCCCTCTCACTTCctgtaatataaaaaaattgttttctctccACCAATCTATTTGCACgttgcttaatttatttttctaacaattcaAATTGTCTTCTCGTTTGCATCCTTCCGGACATCCTCTATCTGCAACGTTTTGCCTTGCCTGACGACTCGTATGTCTTCCTTTCCCAAAATATCAAGGCTGACAATCACTGGAATGTCTTGAACTTCATCTGGAACGACATGGACAGTTGTTTGCCTTCGCACCTCGTCAATCGTAACCCATACTTCCGTTTGCCCCACGGTCTGGCATTGTCCTGCGAATCCTCTCAGCGTTGTCGTTCTCGATTTAATCTCCACCCCCAGAGCTTCTACATCAGATTTCCTCATTGTGGTGCAATCGCTCCCTTGATCAATGTAAGCCCAGAGCTTTTTCTCGTTAATTTTCACCTCCTTGTAGttcggattttctttttcctcaacTTCAATTATTCTCATGTTACCCTTATGGATCATCTTTGAGTCTGTCTCATTTTTGCCACAGAATCTTGCTATGTGACCTTTCTCGTTGCATTTGAAGCACGTGATTTCTGCCTTCATGTCTCGttgtttgttttctctttcatgGCATTCTCTGGCTGTCTGACCAACTTTCCCGCAATTGTAGCAAGATACTTTCTGCACCTGATTCCCATCCTGGCTCTCTTGTTCAGGCCGTGCAtcgtttttttctcccttttcttTCCCCCCTGATTCGCCAATTCCGTGTTTTCTCATGGCTCTACGAATATCCTCAGCATCTTTGATTTTCTGGAGCAATTCCTGTGGGGAGTCGTAGTTAGCTCCGGCCACCATACCGATCAATTTCTCATCTCCCAGTCCTGCTATAATGTACTTTGCGATCGTCGGATCATCCAGCTTTATCTTTTTCCCTTTAATCTCTTTAATTATCCTCCCTACATTAATCTTCTCCGTAAAAGCTTTCATCAGTTCCCGCTTGAATTCATCCCACGTTTTCGTCTTTGTGGTTGAATGCCACTTCTTTGCGGCTCCTTTGAGCCGAATTGACGCATACAGCAGAACTTGTTGATCGGTCCATTCGTAGATCTCCCGCATGGATTCTAGATTCTCAATCCACTCTTCTGTGGTTGTCTCATCTTCCCCAGGTCGGAACGCCGGGATCAAATCTTTAATTTCCCCACCAGCCAGCCGGAATGTTCCCACTTCCCTTGAACTTGATGAAGATGTACTCCGTTTGAGCGCTTCATTCTCCTTTTCCAATTCACGGATCTTTTGCCTGTAGTGTTTAATCACTTCTCCCTGTTCATCTCCTCCCATTGCTTCTTCATCGTACTCCCGGAGCTCTCTTTCCTCCAAATCGATTCCTCTTTCATCCATTCTAACCTAAAATTTCCATTCCAATTTATCTCCCAAATTCCTCGAATAATTcggatgaattttttaattttttttttcctgtgtACTTACTTTCCTCTCTGATTTAACTTTACTTCCTTTATAATTCTCACCTTTTACTGCTATTTTAGTTAATCACTCGCGTTCCgcttttgttttctttcatgTATTCCACAATAACAACaatcatttgacatttcacTCTGCGATACCGACTCATCCCGAACTCACCCGAGTGAATTCGCGCAATTCCCGTTTCCCGATACCACCTCTCGAATCATTCTTCATGGCATGCATTCTCAagataattctttaatttattttcctcttagctatttatttttttattttaaatctattgacatcacattttcctttaatcttTAGTAAATATAAAACCCACCGCTTAATTGCcgataaacaaaaaatctcattcCTTTTTACCATTTTCCCGTTTCCCGCTCCTACTTTCCGCTCTTTGCgccattttattcattccgcgcttttctctttattttctaatcGCCTACCTTATCCTTTATGGCTGCATCATCTTTGAACTCCTTCCACTTCCTTCTGCAGCAGAGTCGCATCCCACTTCTGAAATGTAAGATCCCTCTTACATTCCAAGCGGCAAGGACGTGTCGACACACCTCCTGTCGCAGTCACTGCCATCACAACACTGACTGTCCCGACAAGGTTGGCGATCGATGTCCCGTTAATCCGCTCATGCCTTACTGTTAATCTTACactctttatttaatgtctttttgccctgaaaagggcattttttggtacaaaatcatgaaatccggaggatgacatgatttTAGATAATTTAGGCCTTCTTTTTGCTCTTCTTGGGCAGGAGAACTGCCTGAATGTTGGGTAGATCACCACGATGAGAAATTGTTACgccaaagagaaattaattcaattctctGCGGATGGCCAgctaatttataaaataaaattttatgacttttttattaaataaattcatttaaactctTTATGCAAGGTTTTtgtcgccctgaaaagggcgttTTTCTTGGTGCGAAACCATCAAATCCGGAGGAGCACCATCACCGGCATTCCCAGCAGTTTCCCATGCGCAGGAAACAATGGATGCGACCCACGGGGAAGTGGAGCTCACCATGGTTTGAGCGTGTCTTTTCCTCCTTCCTTTGCgcattcaaaaacattttcctggaaaaaaaacattttgtcttCCTCAACAGAAGACATTCACTCTGCGAGAGCTcgcagagaaatgatttttcagccACGGCGTCACCTCTATTTATAACatgtttttacccaaaagttccgtgTCGCTTCGATGAAAAGTTATCCTGTTTGTTTAGGCTccaaaatgagacaaaatggcccttttcagagcccacaaattaattctttaatgagtttaaatgaataattatctggttgtcacgagcagcatttcccacaaattctcgaacttaagcagccagatttttacccaaaagtttcGAGACACTTCTATGAAAAGCAACCCTGTTCGTTTAGGGGAACTTTCTCTATAAAAGgaagatgcaacgaaaaagagaattaGTATCGCGTGCGACTCTGTCGAGTGCACGTCGGTACAATGGGGAGCTTGactcccaaaatgcaaagaaatggctcttttcagagcccaaaattaatttttaaagagtttattaaagaataattttttttaaataaaaaaagaatttatttgattaaaatttattaaatttttagtggttttttttagaaatccattaaaactctttatttaatgtctttttttgccctgaaaagggcattttttggtacaaaatcatgaaatccggaggatga harbors:
- the LOC129788343 gene encoding uncharacterized protein LOC129788343 — protein: MDERGIDLEERELREYDEEAMGGDEQGEVIKHYRQKIRELEKENEALKRSTSSSSSREVGTFRLAGGEIKDLIPAFRPGEDETTTEEWIENLESMREIYEWTDQQVLLYASIRLKGAAKKWHSTTKTKTWDEFKRELMKAFTEKINVGRIIKEIKGKKIKLDDPTIAKYIIAGLGDEKLIGMVAGANYDSPQELLQKIKDAEDIRRAMRKHGIGESGGKEKGEKNDARPEQESQDGNQVQKVSCYNCGKVGQTARECHERENKQRDMKAEITCFKCNEKGHIARFCGKNETDSKMIHKGNMRIIEVEEKENPNYKEVKINEKKLWAYIDQGSDCTTMRKSDVEALGVEIKSRTTTLRGFAGQCQTVGQTEVWVTIDEVRRQTTVHVVPDEVQDIPVIVSLDILGKEDIRVVRQGKTLQIEDVRKDANEKTI